The genomic segment CTAATGTTTTCATTTTCTTTTTTAATTTGCGCTGTACTTTTGAGTTCTCTTTGCTCAATTGGAAATTGATATTTTAATCCAAGCAACGAGTCGTTTACTTTTGCAACTTGGCAAAGTTCATTAGCAGATTTTGGATAAAATCCTCGTGCTATATCCCAAGAGTAATACATCCATATTAAAAGTATTGTACAGCTTCCTAAAATTACCCAATGAGTACCACCTTTAGATCTTTCTGGATTACCAAAAACTGCATCCACTTTTTCTGTTTGAATTAATTTTCGACCGTAAACAATAGATCCAATAATCGTGGCTAAAATTAAAATTGTTAGAATTTGTGTGAGCATTTTATTCTTTACCCATAATTTCTTCTTCCATATTCCAAATCATGGTTAAGATTTCTTCACGTGTTTTTGAAAATTCTTTATCTTTTTTAATTTCTCTTAAATCTTCTTGTAGTCCTCTGTTTGCAAACGGAAGTGTGTATTCCTTGTGAATTCTCCCTGGTCTTGGAGCCATTACGTATAATCTTTCTCCAAGTAGCAATGCTTCTTCAACAGAGTGTGTAATTAAAATAATTGTTTTTCCAGTTTCTTTCCAAATTTTTAAGACTAATGACTGCATTTTTTCCCTAGTTAATGCATCTAATGCTCCAAGTGGTTCATCCATTAGAATTAAATCAGGATCATTAATTAAGCATCTTGCAAGAGCTATTCTTTGCTGCATACCACCTGACAATTGATAAGTTGGTGTATTACCAAACCCTTTTAGACCAACAATATCTAGCCATTCATCAACTTTTTTTTGAGTTGTAACTGGATCTTCTTTTTTCATCCGAAGACCAAAGTTTACATTTTCTGCAACAGTCAACCATTCAAATAAAGCACCTTGTTGAAATACCATTCCTCTTTCAACACCAGGTCCATCAATTTCATTATTATTTAAAGTTAATTTTCCAGATGTCGGTCTTATAAATCC from the Candidatus Pelagibacter sp. HIMB1321 genome contains:
- a CDS encoding taurine ABC transporter ATP-binding protein; translation: MSELVSQDLNMIFKTPKGETVHALKDVNFTLKKGELLTVLGPSGCGKTTLLNITAGFIRPTSGKLTLNNNEIDGPGVERGMVFQQGALFEWLTVAENVNFGLRMKKEDPVTTQKKVDEWLDIVGLKGFGNTPTYQLSGGMQQRIALARCLINDPDLILMDEPLGALDALTREKMQSLVLKIWKETGKTIILITHSVEEALLLGERLYVMAPRPGRIHKEYTLPFANRGLQEDLREIKKDKEFSKTREEILTMIWNMEEEIMGKE